ATTCCAGTTAATTGACTGAAGTAACGAGAATCTGTGGAGAGAACTTTATCCTTACCTATGTCAATGGTCTTAAATTTGCCTTAtaaacttttacaaaaaaagtAAGCAAGAATATACTTGGTTATTGATCCTGCTTTGTGGTCTGCTCTGCAGGATAGCCTTCCTGTCCTTCAGGCCCTTTTGTCTGGGGAAATGATCTTTTCTTTGTCTAAGGAGTCCCACCGACAGGGACAAAGGGAACGTGCTCTTGCAATGCTACATCAGATGATTGAAGATGCTCACAGGGGCAAGCGGCAGTTTTTAAGTGgtacatttttcttttgggggaGGGTATATTATGGACTACCagtatttccttctttttggaCATCTATTTTTTGACAGGTGGAGCTATGGGTTACACTTACTTTTTATTCCATGGCTTTAATATGCCTTTATCCTGTAAAATTGCAGGTAAGCTTCATAATCTTGCAAGAGCAGTTGCTGATGAAGAAACAGAGCCTAATTTTTCGAGAGGGGAAGCCCCATCATCTGATCGAAAGGTTCTCTCCAATACTGACAAGGATATTGTTCTTGGGCTTGGGTTAAGAGCTGTGAGACAGATACCCTTAAGCTCAATGGCTGGGGAAACTGGTGCACAACCTGTTAGTTATGATCTAAAAGATACTGGGAAGAGGTTGTATGGTTTAAGTACCAAGGCCACAACGTATCTATCACAATTTATTCTCCATATTGCTGCAATTGGTGACATAGTTGACGGGACTGATACAACtcatgatttcaattttttttcccttgtgtTCGAATGGCCTAAGGATGTAAGATCTTTTATTTCGTGCATTGAAGATTATCTTTGTTgttttgcttatatatatagatagctTCCATATCAATTGTAAGTTAACTTTTTGGAGAATGGAGTCTGGAAGCCTTATAGAGTGATAAAAAGAATAGATTAGAATAAATTTGGAAGTTCTTAAAAATTTAAGGGAGAAATAATTTAGATGCAAAATGCATCATTAGCATGTAGTGAGCCTGCACATCATAGCACATCACTTTGGAACCGGGGAATATGTCCCAATGTGTTTATGCTCAACATTTACTTGTGTAATAGCCAACCAAAATACAAGCTTCTATAAATGTTATATGATGAGCAATAGCAGAGCACACAAAAGACTGACAATTATTGGAGCCATACCTTTTGACGTGCCCATCACACATGTTAATCAAGTTAAATATAtgtctatttaatttttttcatttcatgatAATTATTAAGAAAACATAATTCAATGGTCCTTATGGATGAGGGTAATAGTGATAAATTTGGGGAATGCCCTCTAAtttaatcatgatttttttttgattcttactaattttgttaaatacttcatattacaaataaatatattaaaagtcaGCTAATTATTCAATCGCAGTATTGATAGGTTAAGCCTTATATTTCCAATTAATATAATTAGCATATTAATTGTATAAATCATGCATAAAGTGATTATCTATATGAAATGATCAATCCGACTTGAACTTCAGCAAGGACAGGTAGGAAATAAGGTTCTCATTTACAAGATTATCTTTCAGCAACCCTCAATAACCTTATCTTCCTTTTCGACCTGATCATGTATATGCTAATGTATTATTGTGGTATTTTGTAGCTTTTAACTCGTCTGGTCTTTGACCGAGGCAGCACTGATGCCGCTGGAAAGGTTGCTGAAATTATGGGTGCTGATTTTGTGCATGAAGTGATTTCTGCATGTGTACCTCCAGTTTATCCTCCGCGGTCTGGCCATGGATGGGCGTGCATTCCTGTCATTCCTACCTGCCCCAAGAGTGGCTCTGAAAATAAACTACTCTCCCCTTCTTCTAAAGAAGCTAAACCTAATTGTTACCGTCGTTCCTCAGCGACCCCCGGAATCCCTCTATACCCCCTCCAATTGGATATAGTAAAACATCTTGTTAAAATGTCTCCAGTGAGGGCTGTCTTAGCATGTGTTTTTGGGAGCAGTATATTGTACTCTGGCAGTGATTCTTCTATATCAGGCTCCTTAAATGATGGATTAGTTCAGGCACCTGATGCTGACAGGTTGTTTTATGAGTTTGCGCTTGATCAATCTGAGAGGTAAGATACATGCACTAAGAATAATTTACACCAAGTTACACCTATATCCAATGTGCATTATGGTTATCTAGTTTAAGCTTGTAATTTGATGTCCAGGTTCCCAACTTTAAATCGATGGATACAAATGCAAACTAACCTTCATCGAGTCTCAGAATTTGCTGTAGCAACCAAGCAAACATCTGATCATACCAAGCGTAAACCTGAAGCAACATCTGCTATTAAGAGACTCCGTGAGCATGACAATGATACTGAGTCAGAAATCGATGACATTGTTTGCAGCACTAATGTTTCAACTGCTTTGCAAGACTTCAATGGTCAAGGGGATGCAGCTCCCGATCCTTGGCGTGATTCTTCAAAATCTGAGTTTGCTGAACTTGATAATacagttttcctttcttttgatTGGGAGAATGAAGAACCCTATGAGAAAGCTGTTGAACGGTATCAGTgcttattgttttttgtttctgcaTCCCTTACTATATATTGATGGTTATCTTGTGTAGTTTTTCCACTTGTCTTCTTTGGTCATCTTTGTTCTGGTGTTGCAAGTTGCATATGATTTTTTAAGTTTGCTTCATCCTGATATACTTGTTTGAAATGTAATCACCACCAGGATTGCTTGGATGTTTCAGCTATTAAATCTGGTAACTGTGATACTTAATTATGATTTGATAATATgagaaataagaaaataaaaaggaacaAATAAAGATGCATCAAATCTTAGATCTTAATTAGAACTTTCTGTACAGATTGTGAATTTCATTTTAAGCCTCTAGGAAGTTTGTATGTAGAAGTTTCCAGTTTTCTCAGGGCATATTGGTGAGAAAACATGTGGATGCTAATAGTTTTTAACATGACAAATAAACGAAATGAGTGCTTCTCCTACCAAGTTTTCCTCTTAACATAGTTTTCGCATTGTTATTggggttcctttttttttttttttttttttttgtgtgtgtgtgtgtgttttttgttttggggtggGGGTTGGGGGCTTTACAAGGCCCTTTTTgtcatatttgaaattttttactgtTTATAGTTGTTTTTATCGCTACTTTTAGTAAtatttgttagaattatgtttaaatgattaaattcacaatttcctaacaactcaaacatttgggacatttggtaatttaacatggtatcagagcatgaGATCCTGATTTTGATTATTGACTTTactctacctctcatttaaaatgttaaaaacccCACATTTTAGGCCCCACTTATTGAGGAGTTTAGGCCCACACGTGAAaggggagtgttagaattatggttgaATGATTAGATTCATTATTTCCTAAcaacttaagcttttgggacaatcggtaatttaacaataTTCTTGACCCTCGTTATCTTTAATAGGTTGATTGATGAAGGAAAACTAATGGATGCTCTTGCACTTTCGGATCGCTTTCTACGTAATGGAGCCTCAGACCGTTTACTTCAGCTACTCATTGAACGTGGGGAAGAGAATCATTCAATCCCTGGACAGCCTCAAGGATATGGCGGCCACAACATCTGGAGCAATAGTTGGCAGTATTGCCTGCGGTTGAAGGACAAACAACTGGCTGCTAGACTTGCCCTCAAGTATGTATGGGTGTTTTCCATTAATGTGGTAAATGCTTGCTTAAATTTTGGAATACACCTAGATAATTTTTTATGGCCAGCTTctctttttgattttgttattcaaatgtgaagcagttctttttttattctttctcctCGTTAGCCCTTGCCATCTGATATTTAAGAATTTAAAACTGCTACTCTGTTAGTGTCTGCTTGATATACATTTTTTGTCCACATCCTGACCACTTGAGCATTTACTTAAGAATTTAGGGTTATTAGTTTCGAACATAGTACCAGAGCTAACCCCAGAAGTAGCACAATTGGCTGGAGATGACGCTTCTTGTAGTTAAGGTCTCCAGTTAAAGACTTGAAGTTTCCCTTTCCTCCACCCCTGGGGCTGAAaactcacttaaaaaaaaaaaaaaaaaaaaaaaaaaaaaaagtaccagaGGTTGGTTTGTTTAAAAGGTCTAGTGGTCGAACCCTGGGTTGGGAGCCTACTTGTTTAAGATTTGGTTTtggtgtttgtttttgtttctgttgcCATTACGGGTCTCTATGTGTGTGCGCACGCGCATGTCTATCCTTTTTTTATCCTGTCCTCCCATACCTTTGTGATCTTTGCCTTTTGTTCTACGTCACATTTTACAACTGGCAAACCTTTCTTGCAATATATTACTCTCATTGTATCTTCTGTTCTACACCATTGATGGGGATATACAATATACTTGCATTTGTGATGATTTCTGAGAGATGTTATGCCTCTCCCTGTAAGTTGAATCTTAGGACTCACATTTTATTCCAGGTATATGCACAGATGGGAGCTTGATGCTGCTTTGGATGTTTTGACTATGTGCAGCTGCCACCTGCCAGAAAGCGATCCACTTAGGAATGAGGTGCTGGCTTGTTTGTTATTTGTttcattgtattttatttattgtaaattGTTGTGTTGATTTGTTTGCATGAAGCTTGGTATGTTACCTTTATGCTGGTGTTAAATTTTCTTTggtaacataatttttttggttgcttaggtcttgcatatgaaacaagctttACAGAGGTTCAGCCACATATTAAGTGCAGATGATCATCATAGCAGCTGGCAAGAGGTTGTTATTCTCTCCTGTATCTGCATTaagatgaaaagtttggaaTAAGTGGTCTATAAGTGGTACTTTCCTGCTAGGAATTATTTCTCCCTAATACTCTTTAAATTGCAGGTTGAAGCAGAATGTAAGGAAGATCCTGAGGGCTTGGCACTTAGACTAGCTGGAAAGGGAGCTGTTTCTGCTGCTTTAGAAGTGGCTGAAAGTGCTGGATTATCTATAGACTTGCGGAGAGAACTGAAGGGCCGGCAACTTGTGAAGCTTCTCACTGCAGACCCTCTAAATGGTGGAGGTCCAGCAGAAGCTTCTCGGTTTCTTTCTTCACTACGTGACTCTGATGATGCTCTACCAGTTGCCATGGGTGCAATGCAGTTGCTACCCAATTTACGGTCAAAGCAACTTCTTGTAACTACTTGTTGCCCTTTATTTTGTAGATGTGATTGGATTACAttcgtttttatttatttatttattattttttatatttatttgggtTTAGCAATTTTTTGTTCCTTCATTATTACTTTCTTTTGTGCCTTTTCGAAGGTTCACTTTTTTTTGAAGCGAAGAGAAGGAAATCTCTCAGATGTTGAGATTTCGCGGCTTAACTCATGGGCCTTGGGTCTTCGTGTTTTGGCTGCCTTGCCTTTGCCGTGGCAGCAAAGATGTTCTTCATTGCATGAGCACCCTCATTTGATACTGGAGGTGCTTCTGATGAGAAAACAACTGCAATCTGCTGCTCTGGTATTGTAATTCTTACTTGGACAACTTCTTAGATGCCTTAACTAACATGCGTTTCTCTTATAAATGAATAGATTGATCATGCCTTTTGTTTtccccaatatatatatatttgcttaCAACAAGTGGGGTGGGGGCATTTGAACTCAGGTTCTGTCCATGGGAAAACTGGGCAGTTCCTTTGTGccacaaggctcttggcataTTCTTTTCCTCTGTTACTTATTTACATTATGTTTGGATTATATTTGTTAACAGATCCTAAAGGAATTTCCTGTGTTGAGAGACAACAATATAATTATTGCATATGCTGCAAAGGCTATGGCTGTCAGTATTAGCTCTCCCCATAGAGAACATCGCATATCTGTTTCTGGAGCAAGACCAAGGCAGAAAACAAAGGCAGGCATTCCTCCGAGGCCATCTTTTACTAGCAGTCTAAATAACTTGCAAAAAGAGGCTCGCAGAGCTTTTTCTTGGGCTCCACGAAATACTGGAGACAAGGCTGCTCCAAAAGATGCTTATCGTAAAAGAAAGAGTTCTGGTTTGACTTCATCTGAAAAAGTTGCTTGGGAGGCTATGACTGGAATTCAAGAGGATCGTGTTTCATCATATCCTGCAGATGGGCAAGAACGGCTTCCTTCTGTTTCAATTGCTGAGGAATGGATGCTGACAGGTGATGCAAGTAAGGACGAATCTGTTCGTGCATCTCACAAATATGAAAGTGCCCCCGACATTACCCTATTTAAGGTATGCTAGTGAAAGTGGTGAAACATGTTTGTTGCATATGTTGGAAGCTTAGCATTTTGtagtattatataaattatcaatttagtGCTGGCACTGTTGCAGGTGGGTAGTTGATTACTATAAATCTATACTGGGATGAGCATTAGTCAAAATAATGAGATTGAATTATGGATGCATATAACTCATTGCACATGTGAGAGATTATCTATCTCAAGCTCAAATAGGAGCACGCCGCTAATCCTATCCAGGAGTTCATCTTTGGGGCTCATGGTGGGATGGGTCAGGCCTCCATGTTTAGTGTGTTTGGGACTTTGGGTGTATTATTAAGTATATATGTTTTATACTACTGGTGCAACACAAACTAGCAGATAAGAGATGTTTCTACTCTTTGTATGTGAGGTTTTAGTGCATTAATTGGTGGTTAAATCATGCACGATTCTGCTTAAACTATAGCTCTGATGTATGTTAGAATTTTCTGaccaaattttgaattaatctAAATACAAGGTGGAAGAGAATTATGAGAAGTTGTTACcgataaaaaaagaagagaattatGAGAAGTTGTggcttatttatttgttgaaagatttgatatttgaattttctctcttctGTGGAAGCATAACAACAcacaatataatatattaaagtggCTTCTCTTGGCCATGGAGTGTGCATACTGTGAATTATGGTATAATTCTTAtgtggtgatttgtttacaaatgatttttattttatgcatgCTGCTGTGAGTCTGCTGAAGGTTTGGGTATTCTATTTATAGGCACTGCTTTGTCTTTGTTCTGATGAGTCGGTGTCTGCCAAAAGTGCCCTGGACTTGTGTATTAATCAGATGAAGAATGTGTTAAGCTCCCAACAGTTGCCTGAGAATGCGTCAATGGAAACAATTGGTCGTGCATATCATGCCACAGAGACAATTGTACAGGTATTATTTTTGCCAAGCCCCTGTAATGCATATTATATGAaacaatgtttttatttttatttatttaatttaaaattttgctaTTCACATGTTAAAAATCCAAGGTCAAAATAGCCAATAGCATGCATTTTTGCTTTCCTTACATGCAGATAGTTATGGCATCATAGTTCAGTTGCCTTTACATGTGATTAGTTTGTAATGCTCTTGAGTGATATGACATGTTGAATGCCAGGGGCTACTATATTGTAAATCTGTGCTGAGAAAGCTTACAGGGGGTAGTGAAATCTCCACCCATTCTGACAGAAGTAGGGATGCTGATGATGCATCCTCTGATGCTGGTAGCTCCAGTGTGGGCAGTCAGTTCACAGATGAATTATCTGAAGTTCTCTCACAGGTGGAGATCTGGCTAGGACGTGCTGAACTGCTTCAAAGCCTTTTGGGATCAGGGATTGCTGTTTCTCTTGATGATATTGCTGATAAGGAGTCATCTGAACATCTCCGTGACCGGTTGAGTGTAGAGGAGCGATACAGCATGGCTGTATATACTTGCAAAAAGTGTAAGGTAAATATAGTGTCCAGGCATTGTGGTTTATACTGCTGGTCTTTAGATTGAGCTTATGTATGTTTTTGGATTCTCCCAGATTGATGTTTTCCCTGTGTGGAATGCTTGGGGACATGCTTTGATACGGATGGAGCACTATGCTCAAGCTCGGGTGAAGTTTAagtatgtcaaatttatttagATAGTTGCTCAATAAATTAACAAGATttaagttctctctctctctctctcatattcttCTAAAGTGGGATGCAGAGTGGTCTTATTCTTTAATGCCTATTCAATGGCTTTCAGGCAAGCTCTTCAATTGTATAAGAGTGATGCTGCACCTGTCATTTTAGAGATTATTAATACAATCGAAGGAGGTCCACCAGTTGATGTTTCAGCAGTTCGTTCCATGTAAGATATCATGTAGCTTTTATGTCAGAATTCCTATATTTATTGCCACAATAAATTTCTATTAGAGTTGTTGAACTAGTAGCTTAATCAATGTTGGCTTAAGATCCATGATAGGCTAGGTTTTAATTTATAGGAGGTCTACAGCCTCTGCAGATTGGACCTTGCTGTGATGGCAAGTGCCTTCAATGTGTTGTGGCTTCAAGTCTGGGAGTTCGTCTCTCCAAAATTTGAGAGTAAGGTTGCCTACCAACCAcctctctcaaatttttcagAAGTGGGGAGCTTTGTGCATTGGACTACAGCCTCTGCCATTGACAGTGTTGCCTTGATAGTTTCTGAAAATCTTGTATTTTGGATATTATAATACAATATCAATGACTActtataaaaaaggaaaaaaaaaaaaaaaaaaaaacaatatcaatGACTGTAAAAAAGAACACGTAATTTGTTGGACTTACATTAGTTCACCTATAACTACTGCCATTAGCTATCAATTATCATGCACACATACACTTCAGACTATAATAACCTATAAACTTTGATCTGTTTGGATTTCTTGGATAAGAAGATAGGCAGAGAACTTGATTGTGCTCGGCACTTTCCCATTGCtgtataaactaaaagaaaaaaaagaaaatcaacttCCCAACTCTTAATCCCAACTGGATGGGGTGGGTTGCATGGAACCTTTTTTGCCATGGAAGCCCTGTTTGTGATGATGAAGAAGCATtttgattgtgaaattttaagcAAGGTATCTCTTTGAACTCCTACCACTAAAGATCATGAACCAATGTTGATGAAGATTTGAAGTGGTATCTTTAATTGTCTGCATCAAATTTAACTATATCTTTTAGCAACATTACTCTTTGAGAATTACTGTTTACCAGAATGTTGAAAGATGTTGTGTTCCTTAGTCTTGCACCAGGTTATGCATGTTGAATCCTTTTGGTTATGTTTCTAAAAGACCTGCTATTCTGATATAATTTTAGTGGTATACTGTTCATTGAATATCACCTTTTAGTTGTGAACAGGCAGGAGTACATTTAAGCTAGTCAAGCCTaaatttctacaaaaaaaaaaaaaaggatacaaTTTTAGATGCTAGTCATTACATAGGATCTGACTGATGCAACTTATACTGCAGGTATGAGCATTTGGCTAAAAGTGCACCGACGATATTGGATGATTCTCTTTCTGCTGATTCATATCTCAATGTTCTATACATGCCATCCACCTTTCCACGTTCAGAGAGATCTAGGCGGGCTCAGGAATCTGAAAATAATAATTCCTCCCTCAGTTCAGAATTTGAAGATGGACCTCGCAGCAATCTTGACAGTATTCGATATGTTGAATGTGTGAACTATTTACAAGACGTGAGCTTCATCCTTACACTgatcaagtttttgtttttaggctGGCACTCAGATGCCAGTGCCTTTCTATTTTCCCCTGCATCTGGAGTCAGTGGTATCTCTTGGCTTAGTAGCTAATTTAAAGTTCTTATTCTGTATTACATACATGCACGTTTATTTACACAAATAAATCTAGAAgttgatgatatatatattattattattttttttccattttaaaactatttagtAATGGTTCTAGCTTGAAGTTTGTTTCTGTTATTTATTTAACCTGGAATCTAGAATTCTGTTAAATTTCTCcgttatattttcttttttccaccaTTGGTTGTTGACACCACCAGCGATATGGTTATGAATATGACTATTCTCAGTATCTCTCTCCTGTGCCatggttattattaattttctagcTTTATTCATTGTAATCAGCTTCTTAATACGTTTTTTTAACCTTTGCAGTATGCACGCCAGCATTTGCTGAGTTTTATGTTTAGGCATGGTCACTACAATGATGCTTGCGTGTTGTTTTTTCCTCCAAATGCTGTTCCTTCCCCTCCTCAACCATCAATATTGGGGGGAGTAGCAACTTCATCTTCATCCCCTCAAAGGCCAGATCCATTGGCTACAGATTATGGGACAATAGATGATTTGTGTGACTTGTGTATTGGTTATGGTGCAATGTCTGTTCTTGAGGAAGTGATTTCAACAAGAATGTCATCAGCAAATCCACAGGATGTGGCAGTAAATCAGTATACAGCAGCAGCCCTTGTCCGTATTTGCATCTATTGTGAAACACATAaacatttcaattatttatacaAGTTTCAGGTAATTTTCAGAccatatattttgattttaaactgaatatattattaatacTACTAGTAGTTGTGAGACCAAGCCCCTTATCCTTGGTTGGAGACTGACCTCCGCATCTTTCTCTATTACATCTACTGCTACCTTCTCTCTGCCCCCAACTAAAGGTGTAGGTTTGGGTGGATTTGATAGCAAAATTCtgtttaattacttttttttcttcttaaaacacacacatatatagacTCATGTATTTCTGTGTTCTTTGGGGTTACTTTTTCATTAAGTACACAGCTTGTGGTGGTTTTCTGTTGCGCGAATGTTTATCCCTatatgttgaaattttttatcaCTTACTGAAAAAGAGACTTTGCAGTCTATTTCTAGTATTTTATCTATACAGTTATCTATAGGGCCATTAAAAATGTCTATTGcatatttttgtgtttattaATCTTGTCATGGGCATCTTTCCATTGGGAATGTTCACACAGCATACCTCATGTATCCctcctattttctttgtttactTTAAGTTAGCGGCATTTTCAAGATTAAA
The sequence above is drawn from the Quercus lobata isolate SW786 chromosome 12, ValleyOak3.0 Primary Assembly, whole genome shotgun sequence genome and encodes:
- the LOC115971497 gene encoding uncharacterized protein LOC115971497 isoform X2, with the protein product MDKEIEILTRLVANHLHLAQFEPLRAVILALRSRNPDLALAVLQTIVARSGRFQNILWSDSCPSPPLLTYMSTLELLQQFDDNSNASSAWSFDPETLRLRAEFLLLVQHLIDRVSESMRNNFDIQSLEKEVLNGSEGYDERAEVLEREKCEELRDVNGGFDECVRVLDRVLELGVKRLKPDADVDVDGNGNDIDMSSVEESELVCLKRVILDYADVFDALCWNIQRQVRGWEGFDSGLAETARSEEEGEALRVLGLIQRSVQLAHLDAIKECLKEGNVDGAVPRIRFLHTDYGVEEDEYRMVLQDLIRSVSSRKGIFGDSWQAMREKFLGIYGEALSSNCRDLVQMIQVIQDEFLSEEIETYKALDDSQIPPPLECFQRYLAELKSDTNIHEKTSSLNVAVSSCMRDMYHYARVSNLHVLECVMDSALSAVKREQLQEASNVLMLFPRLQPLVASMGWDLLSGKTTARRSLMQQLWTSKSQVLRLEESSLYGNQSDEISCVEHLCDNLCYQLDVASFVACVNSGRSWNSKFSLLLSGKEQIALAEEVAQSDFFVENFVLERLSVQSPLRVLFDVVPGIKFQEAIELISMQPIASPTDAWKRKQDVELMHMRYALESVVLALAAMERCTGDERESHHQLALCHLKDLQNHLEAINNIARKILMVNVIISLLHMDDLSLNLTHCVSPERDSKSCYTHAWENNDLTPCDGGNKMVISFMGILLDILNRNLPSAVIELEQALSEDVIMGGRQALEWRVSIAKRFIEEWEWRLSTLQRLLPLSERQWRWKEALTVLRAAPSKLLNLCMQRAKYDIGEEAVHRFSLSAEDKATLEVVEWVEDVVSRAAGGTSAVQDLDFASLRSQLGPLAAILLCIDIATTSARSAKMSQQLLNKAQVMLSEIYPGGAPKMGSTYWDQILEVGVITVSRRVLKRLHEFLEQDSLPVLQALLSGEMIFSLSKESHRQGQRERALAMLHQMIEDAHRGKRQFLSGKLHNLARAVADEETEPNFSRGEAPSSDRKVLSNTDKDIVLGLGLRAVRQIPLSSMAGETGAQPVSYDLKDTGKRLYGLSTKATTYLSQFILHIAAIGDIVDGTDTTHDFNFFSLVFEWPKDLLTRLVFDRGSTDAAGKVAEIMGADFVHEVISACVPPVYPPRSGHGWACIPVIPTCPKSGSENKLLSPSSKEAKPNCYRRSSATPGIPLYPLQLDIVKHLVKMSPVRAVLACVFGSSILYSGSDSSISGSLNDGLVQAPDADRLFYEFALDQSERFPTLNRWIQMQTNLHRVSEFAVATKQTSDHTKRKPEATSAIKRLREHDNDTESEIDDIVCSTNVSTALQDFNGQGDAAPDPWRDSSKSEFAELDNTVFLSFDWENEEPYEKAVERLIDEGKLMDALALSDRFLRNGASDRLLQLLIERGEENHSIPGQPQGYGGHNIWSNSWQYCLRLKDKQLAARLALKYMHRWELDAALDVLTMCSCHLPESDPLRNEVLHMKQALQRFSHILSADDHHSSWQEVEAECKEDPEGLALRLAGKGAVSAALEVAESAGLSIDLRRELKGRQLVKLLTADPLNGGGPAEASRFLSSLRDSDDALPVAMGAMQLLPNLRSKQLLVHFFLKRREGNLSDVEISRLNSWALGLRVLAALPLPWQQRCSSLHEHPHLILEVLLMRKQLQSAALILKEFPVLRDNNIIIAYAAKAMAVSISSPHREHRISVSGARPRQKTKAGIPPRPSFTSSLNNLQKEARRAFSWAPRNTGDKAAPKDAYRKRKSSGLTSSEKVAWEAMTGIQEDRVSSYPADGQERLPSVSIAEEWMLTGDASKDESVRASHKYESAPDITLFKALLCLCSDESVSAKSALDLCINQMKNVLSSQQLPENASMETIGRAYHATETIVQGLLYCKSVLRKLTGGSEISTHSDRSRDADDASSDAGSSSVGSQFTDELSEVLSQVEIWLGRAELLQSLLGSGIAVSLDDIADKESSEHLRDRLSVEERYSMAVYTCKKCKIDVFPVWNAWGHALIRMEHYAQARVKFKQALQLYKSDAAPVILEIINTIEGGPPVDVSAVRSMYEHLAKSAPTILDDSLSADSYLNVLYMPSTFPRSERSRRAQESENNNSSLSSEFEDGPRSNLDSIRYVECVNYLQDYARQHLLSFMFRHGHYNDACVLFFPPNAVPSPPQPSILGGVATSSSSPQRPDPLATDYGTIDDLCDLCIGYGAMSVLEEVISTRMSSANPQDVAVNQYTAAALVRICIYCETHKHFNYLYKFQVIKNDHVAAGLCCIQLFMNSSAQEEAIKHLEHAKMHFDEGLSARHRGGDSTKLVTKGIRGKSASEKLTEEGLVKFSARVSIQVEVVRSFNDSDGPQWKYSLFGNPNDLETFRRRCKIAETLVERNFDLAFQVIYEFSLPAVDIYAGVAASLAERKKGSQLTEFFRNIKGTIDDDDWDQVLGAAINVYANKHKERPDRLIDMLTSSHRKVLACVVCGRLKSAFQIASRSGSVADVQYVAHQALHANALPVLDMCKQWLAQYM
- the LOC115971497 gene encoding protein DDB_G0276689 isoform X4, which translates into the protein MQPIASPTDAWKRKQDVELMHMRYALESVVLALAAMERCTGDERESHHQLALCHLKDLQNHLEAINNIARKILMVNVIISLLHMDDLSLNLTHCVSPERDSKSCYTHAWENNDLTPCDGGNKMVISFMGILLDILNRNLPSAVIELEQALSEDVIMGGRQALEWRVSIAKRFIEEWEWRLSTLQRLLPLSERQWRWKEALTVLRAAPSKLLNLCMQRAKYDIGEEAVHRFSLSAEDKATLEVVEWVDSAFIRASVEDVVSRAAGGTSAVQDLDFASLRSQLGPLAAILLCIDIATTSARSAKMSQQLLNKAQVMLSEIYPGGAPKMGSTYWDQILEVGVITVSRRVLKRLHEFLEQDSLPVLQALLSGEMIFSLSKESHRQGQRERALAMLHQMIEDAHRGKRQFLSGKLHNLARAVADEETEPNFSRGEAPSSDRKVLSNTDKDIVLGLGLRAVRQIPLSSMAGETGAQPVSYDLKDTGKRLYGLSTKATTYLSQFILHIAAIGDIVDGTDTTHDFNFFSLVFEWPKDLLTRLVFDRGSTDAAGKVAEIMGADFVHEVISACVPPVYPPRSGHGWACIPVIPTCPKSGSENKLLSPSSKEAKPNCYRRSSATPGIPLYPLQLDIVKHLVKMSPVRAVLACVFGSSILYSGSDSSISGSLNDGLVQAPDADRLFYEFALDQSERFPTLNRWIQMQTNLHRVSEFAVATKQTSDHTKRKPEATSAIKRLREHDNDTESEIDDIVCSTNVSTALQDFNGQGDAAPDPWRDSSKSEFAELDNTVFLSFDWENEEPYEKAVERLIDEGKLMDALALSDRFLRNGASDRLLQLLIERGEENHSIPGQPQGYGGHNIWSNSWQYCLRLKDKQLAARLALKYMHRWELDAALDVLTMCSCHLPESDPLRNEVLHMKQALQRFSHILSADDHHSSWQEVEAECKEDPEGLALRLAGKGAVSAALEVAESAGLSIDLRRELKGRQLVKLLTADPLNGGGPAEASRFLSSLRDSDDALPVAMGAMQLLPNLRSKQLLVHFFLKRREGNLSDVEISRLNSWALGLRVLAALPLPWQQRCSSLHEHPHLILEVLLMRKQLQSAALILKEFPVLRDNNIIIAYAAKAMAVSISSPHREHRISVSGARPRQKTKAGIPPRPSFTSSLNNLQKEARRAFSWAPRNTGDKAAPKDAYRKRKSSGLTSSEKVAWEAMTGIQEDRVSSYPADGQERLPSVSIAEEWMLTGDASKDESVRASHKYESAPDITLFKALLCLCSDESVSAKSALDLCINQMKNVLSSQQLPENASMETIGRAYHATETIVQGLLYCKSVLRKLTGGSEISTHSDRSRDADDASSDAGSSSVGSQFTDELSEVLSQVEIWLGRAELLQSLLGSGIAVSLDDIADKESSEHLRDRLSVEERYSMAVYTCKKCKIDVFPVWNAWGHALIRMEHYAQARVKFKQALQLYKSDAAPVILEIINTIEGGPPVDVSAVRSMYEHLAKSAPTILDDSLSADSYLNVLYMPSTFPRSERSRRAQESENNNSSLSSEFEDGPRSNLDSIRYVECVNYLQDYARQHLLSFMFRHGHYNDACVLFFPPNAVPSPPQPSILGGVATSSSSPQRPDPLATDYGTIDDLCDLCIGYGAMSVLEEVISTRMSSANPQDVAVNQYTAAALVRICIYCETHKHFNYLYKFQVIKNDHVAAGLCCIQLFMNSSAQEEAIKHLEHAKMHFDEGLSARHRGGDSTKLVTKGIRGKSASEKLTEEGLVKFSARVSIQVEVVRSFNDSDGPQWKYSLFGNPNDLETFRRRCKIAETLVERNFDLAFQVIYEFSLPAVDIYAGVAASLAERKKGSQLTEFFRNIKGTIDDDDWDQVLGAAINVYANKHKERPDRLIDMLTSSHRKVLACVVCGRLKSAFQIASRSGSVADVQYVAHQALHANALPVLDMCKQWLAQYM